One part of the Bacteroidia bacterium genome encodes these proteins:
- a CDS encoding adenylate/guanylate cyclase domain-containing protein, producing MLETRKLAIIVFADIAGYSALMQADEKQALHVLDQFKSILEEEMNMHDGEIVQYYGDGCLLSFESAFHSVSAATSLQRAFIYAKVPVRIGMHLGDVLYKNNNAFGDGVNIASRVESLGVPGSILLSKTVANQIRNKSDFSLQNLGPFHFKNIDEPMEVFAVSNPGFVIPRPDQMEGKLQKPKPKQEEVANQSEWERYQMLEIMDALEDEKCVLILGNYAFSRPADSSGMNDSEFSIPELIMREQQKWATANSAESLADFYTAAQSLIGRAGGQRMFMELSDIKLKDLGSKQQDRFKKISEIPFDLIVSTYPFNLLQEVFNKNKIAHNFEYYSFLEDSGALEPFSSEKPLIYNLFGSVKHKDSMVISLDRLYQFIFGILGVRQLPKKIQDKVKQASHLVFLGFSFDAWYMKLLLRVLKVHEKEISYAHPPGPAGLRQQNRMFFESNFKVTFLNKKVDDFVSELHDHCDRSDMLRKASAEEIPTPYEQLQELTARYRLEEVMESLDEIIIKNGKAGSLLRKLGDYQRRFHKIKEWENYETYGDEELEPMWEKLKTDVSLFIDLVSEMIPS from the coding sequence ATGCTTGAAACCAGAAAACTAGCCATCATAGTATTTGCAGATATTGCAGGGTATTCGGCTTTGATGCAAGCTGATGAGAAGCAGGCACTCCATGTTTTGGACCAGTTTAAGTCCATCCTGGAGGAAGAGATGAATATGCATGATGGCGAGATTGTACAGTATTATGGAGATGGTTGCTTGCTCTCTTTTGAAAGTGCTTTCCATAGTGTCAGCGCTGCAACCTCTCTACAAAGAGCCTTTATTTATGCCAAAGTCCCTGTCCGGATCGGTATGCACCTTGGCGATGTATTGTATAAAAACAACAATGCCTTTGGAGATGGTGTAAATATCGCTTCACGGGTCGAATCCCTGGGCGTGCCAGGCTCTATCTTATTATCCAAAACGGTTGCCAATCAGATCCGCAACAAATCAGATTTCTCCCTGCAAAACCTGGGACCCTTCCATTTCAAAAATATTGATGAACCCATGGAAGTGTTTGCCGTATCAAATCCGGGTTTTGTGATTCCACGTCCGGACCAGATGGAAGGGAAATTGCAAAAACCCAAGCCCAAGCAGGAAGAAGTTGCGAACCAATCCGAATGGGAGCGCTACCAGATGCTAGAGATCATGGATGCCCTTGAGGATGAGAAATGTGTCTTGATTTTGGGAAATTATGCTTTTTCCCGACCGGCAGATAGCTCCGGCATGAATGACTCTGAATTTTCTATTCCGGAGCTGATCATGCGAGAGCAGCAAAAATGGGCCACAGCCAATTCTGCTGAATCTTTGGCAGATTTTTATACAGCAGCTCAGAGTCTGATAGGAAGGGCAGGAGGGCAACGCATGTTTATGGAGCTTTCAGATATCAAACTGAAAGACCTGGGAAGCAAGCAGCAGGATCGATTCAAAAAGATCAGTGAGATTCCATTTGATCTCATCGTCTCAACCTATCCCTTCAACCTCTTGCAAGAGGTTTTCAATAAAAATAAGATTGCCCATAACTTTGAATATTATAGTTTCCTCGAAGACAGTGGAGCCCTGGAGCCTTTTTCTTCCGAAAAACCCCTGATATATAATCTTTTCGGTAGTGTAAAGCATAAGGACTCTATGGTAATCTCCCTGGATCGCCTGTACCAATTCATTTTTGGTATTCTGGGAGTGAGGCAGTTGCCAAAGAAAATACAGGACAAAGTAAAACAGGCCAGCCACCTTGTATTTCTGGGTTTCTCCTTTGATGCCTGGTATATGAAACTGCTGCTCCGTGTCCTGAAGGTACATGAGAAAGAGATTTCCTATGCTCATCCTCCCGGACCCGCAGGCCTGCGTCAGCAAAACAGAATGTTCTTTGAGTCCAATTTCAAAGTAACCTTCCTCAATAAGAAAGTAGATGATTTTGTCAGCGAACTCCATGATCATTGCGATCGTTCGGATATGCTGCGGAAGGCAAGTGCAGAGGAAATTCCCACTCCCTATGAGCAATTGCAGGAATTGACTGCACGATATAGGCTGGAGGAAGTAATGGAAAGTCTGGATGAAATCATCATCAAAAATGGAAAAGCGGGTAGCCTTCTGAGAAAATTGGGAGATTATCAGAGGCGCTTTCACAAAATTAAAGAATGGGAGAATTATGAAACCTATGGGGATGAGGAGTTGGAACCGATGTGGGAAAAGCTTAAAACAGATGTTTCCCTTTTTATTGACCTCGTATCCGAAATGATCCCATCCTAA
- a CDS encoding ATP-binding protein, which yields MSTLRSRYPGLRPFDAEEKSYFFGRDEEIEAVCRLLDLDSLTILHGPSGMGKSSLINAGILPALSKVRNWDVPYHIVQVRFTNYDPILARIRRERQGRKEEETEIVKDPIDRFISACLGNEHEWKDIIPMPKASLWLSAKKMLVDQGIHPLRLIFILDQFEELFTYPEERVEEFGRQLGELYHQIMPESVRKGLERKMIIESDAEGEKAPLPGPKVAQYLGRIEESLDCKILISMRSDKLHFLERFKAYLPEMMLNSYELRSFDQKQAKKAIAEPASLQGENFISPKFNIREEVLDELIGFLEDKITRRIDPSQLQIVCQHIEKRMVERGEKQNK from the coding sequence ATGAGTACCCTTAGATCAAGATATCCGGGCTTAAGGCCCTTTGATGCAGAAGAGAAAAGCTATTTCTTCGGAAGGGACGAAGAGATAGAAGCGGTATGCCGACTATTGGATCTCGATAGTCTGACGATTCTTCATGGTCCCTCCGGCATGGGAAAATCCTCCCTCATCAATGCAGGCATACTTCCCGCTTTGAGTAAAGTCAGGAATTGGGATGTTCCTTATCATATCGTACAGGTTCGTTTTACCAATTACGATCCCATTTTAGCCCGAATCCGAAGAGAGAGACAAGGTAGAAAAGAAGAAGAAACCGAAATCGTCAAAGATCCTATTGATAGATTTATCAGCGCCTGTCTGGGAAATGAACATGAATGGAAAGACATCATTCCCATGCCCAAAGCCAGTCTATGGTTGAGTGCCAAAAAGATGTTGGTGGACCAGGGCATTCATCCTTTACGGCTGATCTTTATTCTCGATCAATTTGAAGAACTATTTACCTATCCAGAAGAAAGGGTTGAGGAATTTGGTCGGCAGTTAGGAGAACTCTATCACCAAATCATGCCCGAAAGTGTGAGAAAAGGATTGGAAAGAAAGATGATCATTGAGTCAGATGCGGAGGGAGAAAAAGCTCCCCTGCCTGGACCGAAAGTAGCGCAATATCTGGGAAGAATAGAAGAATCCCTGGATTGTAAAATTCTGATCTCCATGCGCTCTGATAAACTTCATTTTCTGGAACGCTTCAAAGCTTATTTACCAGAAATGATGCTCAATAGCTATGAGCTAAGAAGTTTCGACCAGAAACAGGCAAAAAAAGCCATAGCTGAACCCGCTTCTTTACAAGGAGAAAACTTCATTTCCCCCAAATTCAATATCAGAGAGGAAGTACTCGATGAACTGATTGGATTTTTGGAAGACAAAATCACCAGAAGAATAGATCCCTCACAGCTCCAGATCGTTTGCCAGCATATTGAGAAACGAATGGTAGAGCGGGGAGAAAAACAAAATAAATAG
- a CDS encoding LysM peptidoglycan-binding domain-containing protein, which yields MAEILQEHIEMNGQNAAPLELRIEDVGNLDSVLRGYYLSQIKKLEKRGDRKLARKLIENHLVLPKSRQRTSKDAAFIREKLGIEPLLLEKLENSRLIRRISKRGNNPIYEISHDTLVEPILAGKREREAIALFLGRIWKWVLGFLILWFLFGMIVESCFQVIPHPLDEPKKVNIDLGKKMFSPNEGNTSFTIPIGPLLSENEIDTNDSLYFTLRLDAIDREVLAKSRGGTGNDTVPIYLSKPIEVPISAENPEEYHSFPNLVVPLTVLAGEDGTEPRQIYGQLIGSVKLNFEEIGGTRGMENKRLSKSEINMRLDTTVKAETAEKMVPLKKDLMLSDLFESEDDKNKIRNTLGDRPLKLNYNLQLQPADYTPPPPKTKYVSVQGIEVQYSDGTRRFISPGEDGSGARGAVIGTHTVANGETLFGIAKRYNTTADEIKRLNNLRGNSISVGQELKIPLR from the coding sequence ATGGCTGAGATTTTACAGGAACATATTGAGATGAATGGGCAAAACGCTGCTCCTCTTGAACTGAGAATAGAGGATGTGGGGAATCTTGATAGCGTTTTGCGGGGATATTATTTGAGTCAGATCAAAAAGTTGGAGAAGAGAGGCGACCGCAAACTGGCTCGCAAACTCATCGAAAATCACCTCGTACTCCCCAAATCACGACAAAGAACCTCCAAGGATGCCGCCTTTATTCGTGAAAAACTGGGAATAGAACCCTTACTTCTGGAAAAACTGGAAAATTCTCGACTCATCAGGAGAATCAGCAAAAGAGGAAATAACCCTATATATGAAATCAGTCATGATACCCTGGTAGAACCTATCCTCGCAGGCAAAAGAGAAAGAGAAGCAATTGCGCTATTCTTGGGACGTATCTGGAAATGGGTACTGGGTTTTCTTATTCTTTGGTTTCTCTTTGGGATGATCGTAGAAAGTTGTTTTCAGGTAATCCCTCATCCCCTGGATGAACCCAAAAAAGTCAATATTGATCTTGGGAAAAAGATGTTTAGCCCCAATGAAGGGAATACTTCTTTTACCATTCCTATCGGCCCTTTATTATCTGAGAACGAAATCGATACCAATGACTCCCTCTATTTTACCCTGAGACTGGACGCAATTGATAGGGAAGTCCTTGCAAAAAGCCGAGGCGGAACGGGAAATGATACTGTGCCTATATATTTGTCAAAGCCCATAGAAGTACCGATATCGGCAGAAAATCCTGAGGAATATCATAGTTTCCCCAATTTGGTTGTCCCCCTAACAGTACTGGCAGGTGAAGATGGAACGGAGCCCAGACAAATTTATGGGCAGCTCATTGGTAGTGTAAAGCTGAATTTTGAGGAAATCGGAGGTACACGGGGTATGGAAAATAAAAGACTCTCAAAATCTGAAATAAATATGCGACTGGATACCACAGTCAAAGCTGAGACCGCTGAAAAAATGGTTCCACTCAAAAAGGATTTAATGCTATCTGACCTTTTCGAAAGTGAAGATGATAAAAATAAGATCAGAAATACCCTGGGTGATCGTCCACTGAAACTGAACTACAACTTACAGCTTCAACCAGCTGATTATACTCCCCCTCCCCCCAAAACGAAATATGTATCCGTTCAGGGAATCGAGGTACAATATTCAGACGGTACGCGCAGATTTATTTCTCCCGGAGAAGACGGAAGCGGTGCAAGGGGAGCTGTCATTGGCACCCATACGGTCGCAAATGGAGAAACCTTGTTCGGTATTGCCAAAAGGTATAACACGACTGCAGATGAGATCAAACGCCTCAATAATCTGAGAGGTAATAGTATTTCGGTTGGGCAGGAATTGAAGATTCCCCTAAGGTAA
- a CDS encoding cyclase family protein: protein MKKLAALSLILSLFACTPPPKEKTSTFPSGTWIDLTYAYDEQTIFWPTSESFQLDTVFAGMAEGGYYYTAFKFCLAEHGGTHLDAPIHFSEGKWAADEIPIDRGIGEAVVVDVSEKALADPDYLISVADVESWEATHGQIPEDAILLFRTGYGKFWPDRVKYMGTAKLGPEGVAELHFPGIGPDLASWLVENRKIKAAGLDTPSIDYGQSTLFESHRILYEKNILGLENLANLEELPEKGAWVIALPMKIKGGSGGPLRMAALIPQLP from the coding sequence ATGAAAAAACTAGCAGCCCTTAGCCTGATACTTTCCCTTTTCGCCTGTACGCCTCCTCCCAAAGAAAAAACTTCTACTTTTCCTAGTGGAACATGGATAGACCTCACTTATGCCTATGATGAGCAAACCATCTTTTGGCCTACTTCAGAATCTTTTCAATTAGATACCGTTTTTGCGGGTATGGCGGAAGGAGGCTATTACTATACCGCCTTTAAATTTTGCCTGGCAGAGCATGGAGGAACTCATTTGGATGCGCCCATTCATTTTTCTGAAGGGAAGTGGGCAGCGGATGAAATCCCCATTGACAGGGGGATTGGCGAGGCAGTGGTAGTAGATGTTTCTGAGAAAGCTTTGGCAGATCCAGATTACCTTATTTCTGTTGCAGATGTGGAAAGCTGGGAAGCTACCCATGGTCAAATTCCCGAAGATGCTATCTTACTTTTCAGAACCGGTTATGGAAAATTCTGGCCGGATCGGGTGAAATATATGGGTACGGCCAAGTTGGGACCAGAAGGAGTCGCAGAACTTCATTTTCCCGGCATAGGACCAGACTTGGCGAGTTGGTTGGTGGAAAACAGGAAGATCAAAGCTGCTGGACTGGATACGCCTAGCATTGATTATGGTCAATCGACTTTATTCGAAAGCCATCGCATCCTGTACGAAAAGAATATTCTGGGCCTGGAAAATCTGGCCAATCTTGAGGAGCTTCCGGAAAAAGGAGCCTGGGTTATTGCCTTACCAATGAAGATCAAAGGGGGCAGTGGTGGACCACTGAGAATGGCAGCTCTCATACCCCAATTACCTTAG
- a CDS encoding S41 family peptidase: protein MKSIYLLFCLCILWSSSDILAQSGPQILSATAWEEDLEELYHLLKTEHRDLYFKTEAELFEEEFQRIKANIPQWPDHKIIAEFARLAALANDGHTRLTLPMQKGVGLSQAHTNTPFPSDDQLVFRHLPLEFYYFDDGVYVLKAIPSLEKHIGKKLLRINDTSIENALEAVKGLCHFDNEYGYRLIAPSRLSILETLMALDIVGENEEVKLRMESADGTEEIKLKALDRFTEERLSEKVLGESTILSRQKNEEYYWYEYVAENKAIYLQINQMNRAESGVGLIRFLGNLHTFIQQNEVDRLILDLRNNFGGSNGYALPIVNLLVKNPELNQYGKFYTLMGRKTFSAAQYLVNDFSKWTNVIFVGEPTGATPSHYGDSKKKQLTHSNLTLRVSSIYWRDWGGDEYREWTAPDLAVKLSGTDYFQGKDPALEMAFTHKVEEKLLDTYEALYKEGGLETAKRMYIRILSDWTHTDEEMAEIESRLVEWMKNE from the coding sequence ATGAAGTCAATTTACCTACTATTCTGTCTTTGTATTCTTTGGAGCAGTTCTGATATACTGGCTCAATCAGGGCCGCAGATATTGAGTGCAACTGCCTGGGAAGAAGATTTAGAGGAACTCTATCACTTATTGAAAACAGAACATCGGGACCTGTATTTTAAAACCGAAGCAGAGCTTTTTGAAGAAGAATTCCAAAGAATAAAAGCCAATATCCCACAATGGCCGGATCATAAAATTATTGCTGAGTTTGCTCGTTTGGCAGCTTTGGCAAATGATGGCCATACTCGATTGACGCTTCCTATGCAAAAAGGAGTAGGCTTGAGTCAGGCGCATACTAATACGCCTTTTCCATCGGATGATCAATTGGTATTTCGACATTTGCCTCTGGAATTTTATTACTTTGACGATGGAGTATATGTGCTGAAAGCCATTCCATCCCTGGAAAAACATATTGGAAAGAAGCTGTTGAGGATTAATGATACCTCGATTGAAAATGCCCTGGAAGCAGTGAAAGGACTTTGCCATTTTGATAATGAGTATGGCTATCGATTAATCGCTCCGTCCCGATTGAGTATCCTGGAAACCCTTATGGCACTGGATATAGTTGGGGAAAATGAGGAAGTGAAGCTTCGCATGGAATCAGCTGATGGGACCGAAGAAATCAAACTTAAGGCCCTTGATCGGTTTACGGAGGAAAGATTGAGTGAAAAAGTATTGGGGGAAAGCACAATACTAAGTAGGCAGAAGAATGAAGAATATTACTGGTATGAATATGTAGCGGAAAATAAGGCCATCTATCTTCAGATCAATCAAATGAATCGGGCAGAGTCGGGAGTAGGTTTGATTCGTTTTCTGGGAAATCTTCATACGTTTATCCAGCAAAATGAAGTGGATCGACTCATTTTAGATCTAAGAAATAATTTTGGTGGCAGCAATGGATATGCTTTGCCTATCGTAAATCTTTTGGTCAAGAATCCTGAGTTAAATCAATATGGAAAGTTTTATACCCTCATGGGGCGTAAGACCTTTTCCGCTGCCCAATATCTGGTCAATGATTTCAGTAAATGGACAAATGTGATTTTTGTAGGAGAACCGACGGGCGCGACTCCCAGTCATTATGGAGATTCAAAAAAGAAGCAATTGACTCATTCAAATTTGACCCTGAGGGTTTCCTCGATTTACTGGAGAGATTGGGGAGGAGATGAATACCGGGAATGGACAGCCCCGGATTTAGCTGTGAAGCTTTCAGGTACAGATTATTTTCAAGGGAAAGATCCTGCTTTGGAAATGGCTTTTACTCATAAGGTGGAAGAAAAACTGCTGGATACCTATGAAGCATTGTATAAAGAAGGCGGATTGGAGACTGCAAAACGAATGTACATACGCATATTGAGTGATTGGACACATACGGATGAAGAAATGGCTGAGATTGAATCAAGGCTGGTAGAATGGATGAAAAATGAATAG
- a CDS encoding GMC family oxidoreductase — MSNYNYNYNIDAKKNMTYDAIVIGSGMSGSWAAKELCEAGLKTLVLERGRIVKHIEDYPDMQKESWDWELRGGVTPEERKKHYKAVRSNWLGEASKKFWANDEENPYTEIKPFMWLRAHQMGGRSQLWGKQTYRWSDLDFEANAKEGIGVDWPIRYKDIAPWYSHVEKYIGISGQALGLPQLPDSEFLPPMQLNCVEKDVKARIENAFPGRTMTIGRVAHLTQPHNGRGQCMSRNKCSMGCPYSAFFSANSVTLPAANYTGNLTIRPWSIAHSVIYDDKKGKATGVKIIDAESGEMMEYYAKIIFVNASTLSTTRILMNSTSDRFPNGLGNDSGELGHNLMDHTYRVGAMGVFEGHEDSYYKGRRPNGIYIPRYWNINEETKSDKFVRGFGYQGGAYRKGWGRGANVEGFGADFKDNLMKDPGPWEFFITGFAECLPYHENKVSLDKDSLDKWGQPTLAIDCEWKENELALNKQIQEDALEMLDKAGLKDIVGFDNKHEPGFGIHEMGTARMGHDPKTSVLNANNQVHGAPNVYVTDGACMTSNSCVNPSLTYMALSARAANHAISELNKQNL, encoded by the coding sequence ATGTCGAATTACAACTACAATTATAATATTGACGCGAAAAAGAATATGACCTATGATGCCATTGTCATAGGTTCAGGTATGAGTGGGAGTTGGGCCGCAAAAGAACTTTGTGAAGCCGGGCTGAAAACCCTCGTTCTGGAAAGAGGAAGAATCGTAAAGCATATTGAGGATTATCCGGATATGCAGAAAGAATCCTGGGATTGGGAACTTCGGGGAGGAGTTACACCTGAAGAAAGGAAAAAACACTACAAAGCCGTTCGTTCCAATTGGTTGGGAGAAGCCAGCAAAAAATTCTGGGCCAATGATGAGGAAAATCCCTATACGGAGATCAAGCCTTTCATGTGGTTGCGAGCCCATCAGATGGGAGGAAGGTCGCAACTTTGGGGAAAGCAAACCTATCGTTGGAGTGATCTGGATTTTGAAGCCAATGCAAAGGAAGGCATAGGGGTTGATTGGCCCATCCGCTACAAAGACATTGCTCCCTGGTACAGCCATGTGGAGAAATACATAGGTATTAGTGGGCAGGCATTGGGATTGCCGCAGCTTCCTGATAGTGAATTCCTGCCTCCTATGCAGCTGAATTGTGTAGAGAAAGATGTAAAAGCGAGAATAGAGAATGCCTTTCCCGGAAGAACCATGACCATCGGTCGGGTGGCGCATTTGACTCAACCACATAATGGACGCGGTCAGTGTATGTCTCGAAATAAGTGTAGCATGGGTTGTCCGTATAGTGCTTTCTTTAGCGCCAATTCCGTTACGCTTCCTGCCGCCAACTATACCGGCAATCTTACGATCAGACCCTGGTCCATTGCTCATTCTGTTATTTATGATGATAAGAAAGGCAAAGCGACTGGCGTAAAGATCATTGATGCAGAGTCGGGCGAAATGATGGAATATTATGCAAAAATCATCTTCGTCAATGCCTCGACCTTGAGTACTACCCGCATTCTCATGAACTCTACTTCTGACCGCTTCCCCAATGGACTTGGAAATGATAGTGGAGAGCTTGGACACAACCTTATGGACCACACCTATCGTGTAGGAGCTATGGGGGTCTTTGAAGGACATGAGGATAGCTATTACAAAGGACGCCGTCCGAATGGTATCTATATCCCTCGTTACTGGAACATCAATGAGGAGACAAAATCTGACAAATTTGTCAGAGGATTTGGCTATCAGGGTGGAGCTTATCGCAAAGGATGGGGACGTGGAGCCAATGTTGAAGGCTTTGGTGCTGACTTTAAGGATAATTTGATGAAAGATCCCGGTCCCTGGGAATTTTTCATTACCGGTTTTGCTGAGTGCTTGCCTTATCATGAAAACAAAGTCAGCCTGGACAAAGACAGTCTCGACAAATGGGGACAGCCAACTTTGGCAATTGATTGTGAGTGGAAGGAGAATGAATTGGCACTCAATAAGCAAATTCAGGAAGATGCCCTGGAAATGTTAGACAAAGCAGGCCTGAAGGATATCGTGGGATTTGATAATAAACATGAGCCGGGCTTTGGGATTCATGAAATGGGAACCGCCCGTATGGGACATGATCCCAAAACTTCTGTCCTCAATGCAAACAATCAGGTACATGGAGCCCCCAATGTTTACGTAACTGATGGTGCATGTATGACTTCCAATTCCTGTGTAAATCCCTCTTTGACCTATATGGCACTGAGTGCTCGCGCAGCCAATCACGCCATTTCTGAACTTAACAAACAAAACCTTTAA
- a CDS encoding gluconate 2-dehydrogenase subunit 3 family protein: MKRREALKSTALLGGSTVLTGALVSLLQACQQTSRIDWKPQFLSIEHAELVAAFVDTILPKTATPGGLDMKVDMFIDLAFAKMYDEAGQKKLQEELTKFNQESKDKFGKGFAELDQAQKEEFLMEKEKSSPKFGYSVWGAGVGPQPDVGFYRSLKSMAIMGYCTSEEIGKNVLKYDPVPGEFLGCIPLSDVDGVWSI, encoded by the coding sequence ATGAAAAGAAGAGAAGCATTAAAAAGTACCGCCCTTCTTGGAGGGTCTACGGTTTTGACTGGCGCATTGGTCAGTCTCTTGCAAGCCTGTCAGCAAACTTCCCGTATCGATTGGAAGCCTCAATTTCTCAGCATAGAGCATGCGGAACTGGTGGCAGCCTTTGTGGATACCATTTTACCTAAAACAGCAACCCCCGGAGGCCTGGACATGAAGGTAGATATGTTCATAGATCTGGCATTTGCGAAAATGTATGATGAAGCAGGGCAAAAGAAACTGCAGGAAGAACTGACAAAATTCAATCAGGAGAGTAAGGATAAATTTGGGAAAGGCTTTGCGGAGCTGGATCAGGCGCAAAAGGAAGAATTTCTCATGGAGAAAGAAAAATCTTCTCCCAAGTTTGGTTACAGTGTTTGGGGAGCGGGAGTAGGACCACAGCCCGATGTGGGATTCTACCGTTCACTTAAGTCCATGGCCATTATGGGCTATTGTACTTCTGAGGAAATCGGGAAAAATGTATTGAAATACGATCCGGTTCCCGGTGAATTTCTCGGCTGCATTCCCCTCTCGGATGTAGATGGAGTCTGGAGCATCTAA
- a CDS encoding endonuclease/exonuclease/phosphatase family protein produces MKAKVILLILLFPACLSLKSQEKPDPSRTVKVLSFNIYHGETMKGDFDLEVLANVIRKADPDFVAMQEVDFLTNRAKKYDLVTELGWRTKMVPLFGKAMDYDGGAYGEGVLSRYTLLSSRNVALPFVKGQEPRAALEVLSILPSGDTVGFVGTHFAHEGKEGRIMQAQKINEVFSQNTYPTILAGDLNAQPGSKTINTLEEVWQTTYDKKNPAFTYSSDDPRIKIDYVMFYPKHRWRIVETQVIADTVASDHCAYLVTLELLEE; encoded by the coding sequence ATGAAAGCAAAAGTTATCCTGCTTATCCTATTATTTCCCGCATGTCTGAGTTTAAAATCCCAGGAAAAACCTGATCCTTCCCGGACTGTCAAGGTTCTTTCCTTCAATATTTACCATGGGGAAACCATGAAAGGGGATTTTGATCTGGAGGTCCTGGCGAATGTGATCAGAAAAGCTGATCCGGATTTTGTCGCGATGCAGGAAGTCGATTTCCTTACGAATCGAGCGAAAAAATATGATCTGGTTACGGAATTGGGGTGGCGGACGAAAATGGTCCCATTATTTGGGAAAGCGATGGACTATGATGGCGGAGCATATGGTGAAGGTGTGCTTTCACGTTATACGCTTTTGAGCAGTAGAAATGTAGCCCTGCCTTTTGTGAAAGGCCAGGAGCCCCGAGCAGCCTTGGAAGTGCTGAGTATTTTACCTTCCGGAGATACTGTTGGATTTGTAGGAACTCATTTCGCGCATGAAGGAAAAGAAGGGCGAATCATGCAGGCCCAAAAGATCAATGAAGTATTCTCTCAAAATACCTATCCTACCATTCTCGCTGGTGACCTCAATGCCCAACCCGGCAGCAAAACCATCAACACCCTGGAGGAAGTCTGGCAAACAACTTATGATAAAAAGAATCCAGCCTTTACTTATTCTTCTGATGATCCCCGTATCAAGATTGACTATGTGATGTTCTATCCGAAGCATCGATGGAGAATAGTCGAAACGCAAGTAATTGCTGATACGGTCGCTTCGGATCATTGTGCCTATCTCGTTACGCTGGAGTTGCTGGAAGAATAG